Within the Haloplasma contractile SSD-17B genome, the region ATTTGAGAGTTCATTCTTTAAGTGGTCATATTTGTCAGCCTGAAAGCCGTAATAATGAATGACCTTCTTGATCGCTCGGTAGGCTTTTGGATTAATTGGATGATCTAGCGTTGACAAATCAAGCAAGACTTTAACGAGTGATTCCTTAATTGAATGCGATAGGTCGTGTTGCTTCAATTCACACAAGATACGTCTTAAATTTAACTCTTCCTTATCGTTTAATTTTTGAGATAATTCCATCACCTTGTCTTGATTCTTGTTCATCAAATAGTAGGTGAGTCGCTCTAAGAATTCAGGTTGTGATATAGAAGGGGTGTCATCTCTATTCACCACATAATGAATCAATCGCAACACTGCTAATGAATAGTTCATCTCAACCTGTTCAAGTAGCATCATTTTTTTATTTGTATGACTAATAAACTTCTTTTTACAATGGGTACAAGTATTTATTGAAGTCTCTTTTATACGCAGTGACTTCTTTTTGCAAACGGGACATTTAAACCCTCTTACCCTCGTTTTGTATCGTTTCTTTAATCGGTGCCTTAAATAAGTTAAATCTAGAATAATAAACAGAAGGATCAGTAATCCATAACCAAATAGAATATAGGACAATTCAGGTTTTATAATAGGTACTAAACTAATCGTAACTGTTAAGAGAATTAGAAATGCTTTTCTTAACATGAATGGCCTCCTTTCATGTTAGTGTTAGAATGATAAAGAATTAGTTAAATAACGGCATAATTAAGTCATGTAAGGACGTGTACACTTCAAAAAAAGTAGTGATTAGAATCAGACTACTAATCAATAAAAGAACGAGTACTAAGTCACTTAGGTGAAAAAAGCGTATGGGAATTGTTTCTTTCTCAGTACGTTTTCTGTAAGCTTGCAACCACTTCCCCCATCGTTTGGGAGCTGATTTTCGTGTATGATTTTCTCCGAAAATCGAAGTATACTCACCTGTTTTCTCATTATTATTTATAATATGGGTATAATCGATTTCCTTATCTAAAATAAATGCTAACAAAGGATCCTCCTTCGAATGATTCGGATGGTCCTTTTTGATATGGTAGATATTCGCATACTTGCCTATCTTTTGATAATAATAATGAATTAACTGATCAAGCGTCAGTATTTGCTCCTGAATCTTAGTTTCATAATATCGATGCGTTTTTACTAACGCATTGTAGCATGGTTTTAAGGCATTCCGAATCACGGAAGTTACACGCTCCGTATTCATTCGTTTCTCACTAAAGGATGTTAACGATTTGTATGCGAGTTGAATAATTCGCTTAATCTCTATCTTTTCATGTAAACCAATCAGATGGTTTGGTGTCACCTCAAGTTCATCATGCAAACTAATAAGATTCATTTCTAATTGTTTTAAAGCATTTAAAAGTTTAACTAGAATATAATCACCTAGTTCTGTTTCACTTGTTTCTGATTCAGGTGCTAACTGCAACGCATGTTCGTACTCGCTAATCACCTGATTGATACGTTCAAAGTCTTCCGTACATATCGATTCAATTGTTTTGATTAATGAATAAAAAGTCGCTTCAGCATTAGGCGTATTCAGTGAGTTTACTTCATGATGCGGTACTGATTCATCTAGTGGTACCTCTTTTGAAGTCCTCGTTTTTACATCGTGACGGTTATAGTTCAACTTCTACTCCCCCCTTCATGGTATTTATATGAACTAAAAAATATGTTCTGATAGACAGGCTTCTACTTACATTTTATTACTTTAAAGCCGCAATCAGAACATATTATAGTAAGAAAATTTAATAATTTGGGTTCACTATACAAACACGTCAGAAACGTTAATAATCTTAACACATTTATTACGCGCTAGCTCTACGCACTGTTATAAAACACATACCTTCACTAAGTACTAGCTACATGAATCGACGGTTTCCTTTGCGCCTTTAATTTGTTCTAATGAATGTCTTAAATCATCTCGATAATTTGAGTATTTCCCATTTTCAATACATTCCTCTAAAACTTCAATCGCTGACTGTTCCTTTAAGTTACCTAACGCTTTGATAGAAGAAGTGATCGTTTTAGCGTTATTAAAGTAGGCAAAGCTTTTTGGAGAAATTGTGTAGATTGCATAATCAATAAATACATCATAATCTTCCTTTTTCCATGCATGACCAATATAACCCCCAATATCGTATAACTTGCTTCTTAATAACGAATCTTGAGAAATTCTTTTTAAATAATCATTGATTACCTCACCAAAGTCCTCCTTATTTAGACAATTACGGATGGAATCAATTGTTAAGTCAATACGATCATATAATTTTTTTACCCCACCTTTTCTAAATGCTTTTTTCTTGTTCTTAATCTCTTTGCAATCCATTTCAATCGCATTAAGTGCTTCCTTAGCATTTAGTTTGATCGGTTCGACAAGCGTTAACTTCTTTCCACTTGACTTCTTATCTTTGTTTTCTTTATTCGTGTCAACCTTTACAGTAACACGATCACTAGGATTTTTCGTAATCCATGCCTCTACCTTCATAACGCGTTCAGTATTAATCGAAATCTTAATGGAAATATCCGTTCCGACTGGATAGACTTTATTAAACTGTGCCCGTCGCCATGCAATTCTTCGATTTGGTAATTGGGTTGTTCTTCCTCGACCCATAAAGAATGGTAATTGAATGGTGTTCGTTCGATCACTCAATAAAAATCGCTCTTTAAATACTGGTGATTCATATGGCAGGCTTGTTCCTGCTCTTATCAGTGGGTACACATTTCCAGCTCTTACCGCTAAGTTAATGTTATCATTTAAAATCATTAAGTGCTGTCCTGTCTTTACAGGAGTTTTCTTCTCTACTTTAGTTTCTACTTTCCCCGTTTTGGAACCATCAGTATCTACGAATTTCTGTTTTTTATCTTTCTGTTTCTTTTCTAATTCTTCATTGTTTTGTGTACTTTGAACCATATTATTTTTAGTATTTGCTATGAGTTGTTGAGACTTGTGATAATAATAATGACAAATAGAAGCGCCTCTTGCAACTGATAAATCAGGATCTGTTATTTTTATGATTTCCTCACCCAATAATTTTTTAATACGTTCCTCTATTAAATAAAGTTTACTCATTCCACCATTTAAAAGAATGGCGTCGACCAATACATTCGGGTCCTTTTCCTTAGCTTTAGACAACGTATCGAGAACAGGATACACAATGTTTTCTATATCAGGCTCATCTGTGAGTTCATCAATTCGATCTACATCAGCGAGCGTAAGATTCCACCCCATTAGTGGTTCTACTAATTTCTCAAATCGCTTCTTTGTAATCTTATCTTCATAAGGATACCCACCAATAAAATTAGCCGCTGTAATCTCTGCTCCAATATCATCTGAAACGTCTTCATTACAACGTTTTGCATGTTTAATCCGCTCATTTAATTCCAGTTTAATGTTTTCAGCATGTTGCATTGCTTTTTGCATCGTTGCTTTTTCTAAATGACTAATCGTATATTCTTTTCCTTTTAATGTACGATAAAATTCATTTTTCAAATCGCTTGCAATCGCCTCATCAAAGCTATCACCTGCTATGTTTGTATACCGACTAATTGCAAGATCTTCTATGTTTAATAATTCTTGTATCGGTTCATAATGTACCCTATGGATGGATACATCGATTGTCCCTCCACCTATATCGTAGATCATAATGGTTTTTGGTTTTGATAAATCAAGTAAACTCATCGGAACCTCATTACGAAGCTTTAAGTTTATAAAATCATACAAAACAGCCCTTGGTTCATACAGTAAGAGTTCATGACCATGATCATCACGGCCACTAGTAATACCTGCTTTCTTTGCTGCTTTTTTAGTTGCTTCACACATATCAGGGTCAAATGACGCAGGAATGGTAATCACGACATCATTTGGCATTTCAGTTAAATTCATAATATCTTTTACATGACTAATTAAATGTGTGATGATTCTAGCGGAGACATCCTCTGGTCTATGGTCATTTGATGCATTTTTTACCTCATCATACAACTCAGGCACATCATCTTTGCCCATATATTTTTTTACTGATTTAACAACATGCCCGTAACGCTTCCCGAGTTGCAGTTTAGCATAATCACCCACATAAGGGATATACTGATGATCTGTGTTCCGTTTATAGTAGACAACCGATGGCAATGTTTTTTTTCGTGATGTATTATACTCATCCATTCTAATGACATCAAATACCTTCGGTTCAATTCGATTGAATAGTGGATCGATATTTAGATACGATATGACTGAGTTTGTCGTACCTAAGTCAATCCCTAGAAATAAGTTGTTTTTCATACTTAACACCCTCTCTTCACACTAATCTATACTTCACGTACTTTAGGGTTCGCGATGACCTTCCCTTTATAAGTCCATCCTTCCGAAATAACTATGACCTCTTTTTCCTCATCCTCCGAATAGAACGGCTCTCCCTCGTATTCAAAGAATTCGATATCATCTACTTTAACCCAGTATGTTTCATTCAATTGTTTAATTGGAGCAATCCCCATGCTTTTCAAAAATTTAGCTAATTGTTTAATAAGAAGTGGCAAAGACCGGATCTCATCTTTAAATACAAATCCACTTTTTTCTAATTCTCTAATCTTATGCTCAGTAAATGAAATTTGATCTAATACATTCCCATGCCTAGATGAATTAAACTGTTTAAAGAACGTGATTACAGGATTGTCTTCTAACGTTTTCTTATAATCTTCTAGTGTCTTTGATTGCTCTTCATATAAGTGCCTAATCTGTTCGAAGTTACTCTTGATTGTTTCTAATTGAAACTCTAAACTCGCAACATAATCATCTCTTTTTTTATGAGGTCCTTTTAATTGTTCAATTTGTTCTAAGCTTTCTTTTATGACATCTACAAAATGCGTCTTTTGTTTTTTCTTAGTTTTAATCTCTAAATGATTGGCAATCAGTTCCGTTAAGTCTTCTAGAAAAAATCTAGCATACGAACCCGAACAGCATTTTATAACATGCTTATTTTTTAGCCCATTGAACACATCATTTGAAAAAAACAAACATAAAGCTGCTCTATATACCAGTGCATTATAATTTTTATATATATTTTTTGTGTCCGTTATCTTGTTTAAATCGTTCATTTTACTTATTATTTTTTCATAATAGGTGACATTTTCATTATAGAACGTAAACAAATAATGCGTTAATATTTTAACATCTTGTATAAACATATTGGTAAAATACTTACAATTCAACCATAAAAAACGTTTCATAATAAATAGTTCATTTTTACTAATATCACGTTCAACTATACGGTTCATATGCTTTTGATAATAGCTCGAGCTAGCATCTGGTTCTTTTAAAAAAAGTGCAATCAGTTCATTTTGTTCTTTAATTCGATAATCAGCATCCATTTTTTCATCATATTTTTCTAAAACCATTTCTAATAATTTAAACTTATTCACTTCATTCACCCCATTACTTTTTTCTTTTTCCTGGTTACAAGTTATACAGTTTTTCGTTTTCTACAACTTCTATTTCAAATTGATCCTTTGCATACTTATTTAAGTCATCAATTATATTACCACCAGGTCTTGGTGTGGTATGAACCAATAATACTTTCTTAGGTCTATATTTATAGACTAATGTCTTTAATCCCTCGTAAGAACAATGTAAAGAAGGTCCGTCATTGATTGTCTCAAATTGATTTTGTTTATTGTCTAAAATTCGCCTTACTTCAGCACACTTAAGATCATCTGTTATATAAATAAAAGGCTTCTTCTGTTTATGAATCAGATTATCTGTGTGACGTCTTACTCGTTCAGAAAATACACTAAAATCAATATCCTCATATGCGTCGGCAATCTTTTCTAATCGATGATTCATATAAATAGTAACCTTTGGTAAATCACCTTTTTCCATCAGACCATCTAAAATCTTAATGAATTCAATTCCTTTTGTTAAATTAAATAGTTTAAACATGATATTCTTTTTCTGATTTAACATTACATGAGTATCATAGATGAGTTCATTATAATCATAACTAATGTCTTTATATTTACCAAAAGCCTTAGTTGCAGACATAATCAGTACATCTACTTTTAAATTCTTGGGTAAATTATAGCTAGGAGTCAACGGATAGTCCTGATCACTAAAGTCTCCTGTATACAACACATTCATATCCTTAGACTGGATATAAACCATTGCTCCGCCCGATATATGACCCGATGCATAAAACGTATATGAGATGTTTTTATACGGATACGTCTTATCATAGGATAAATCAATTACCTTATCAATTGCTGAGTCGATCTCGGTTTCTTTTAATTCTCTTATTTTCTTTGGTGTATGTTTTTCACTCATTCCTAGTTTTAATGTTCGCAATTGTAAATCGGTAAACTCTTTTGTAGTATGAGTTGCATAAATAGGAGCGTTAATGGCCTGCTTCGCTACATGAGGGAGCGAGCCTATATGATCATAGTGAGAATGAGATATAAAAATTAAATCTAATTCAAAAAGTCCATCGAGTACCTTGCTAGTTAATGTTTCATAAGCAGGATAGATCGGACGACGATCTCTTAATGATGAATAGACTCTCGCACCACAATCAAGCAGGATGTTCACTCCATCTAATGTAAGGTAATAACTACTAGCTCCTACCTCATTTCCGCCTCCTAATGCCATGAATTGATTCACGAATCCACCTCCAACTGAATGTTTAAGATCTATAATAAATTATCTACTTAAAATAGATGTTTCTCATTATTTTAGGTAGCCAATGCATCAATGTTTTGAATACACAAACACCCTATATTAAACTATACTAAATAATAATAGATAAAATGTTTATTAGATAAAACCATATAAAATACGACATAATTCCGTTTAGAACAACTATTTTATTAGTGTTTTTCTTACAAGAACCGCATGACTAAAATCGACCCCTGGGCTTACAATTTTGGGTATAAACACTGTCACTTACACATGAAAAAATACAGGCTAAAATGCCTGTATCGATGTAATTAATTAAGTTTTATGCTACTCTGTTTTATAAATTTCAGCATTACAATAGGGACAATAGATTATATTAATGTATTCATACATTAAATGAGCTTCCCGATATTTAAAGAGTTTGTTGCAACACACCGGTAGTAGGGTCTCGAAGTCATTATGTGGACATATTTCAGCACTAAAATAGTCAATAGATTTTCGTTTATAAAAAACCTGTCTATAGTCTTGATTAATATATACCATCGGAAACAGTTCATTTAATTCTTCAATATCTCCTTCACTTAACAAGGTCCCCTCTTTTATATAATCATCTTCATCAAAATCTCTATCTTCAGCATTGAATCTTGTTTTTTTAAAGCAGAGTTTATACTGATTCTGATGTTCCTTATATAACTTCGCAAAGCTTAATTTAGCATTCACATCATTAGAGCGACTGTAGAAAAAATCATAGTTTGCATGCATTAGAAAAGTCAAACGATCCTCTTCATACCGACAATACGGACAATAATACATTTCATCTTGAGTATCTAATGACACGGGTTCTTCTAACATAAAGTAACCATCACACTCAGGACACATATAGACAAAGCAATTATCCTGATCGCTAATAGGTCTAAACACCATCCCTTTCGTCACTCGAAAAGACATAAAATTCCCTCCAATAGAGTTTTTGACTGATACAATCTTTTATTAAAAACGCGATACGAAAATCTCGCTCAATAGAGTTTTTGACTGGTACCTAATCTTTAATTAAACACGCTATACATAAATCTCGAATAATAGAGTTTTCGTTTAGAATTAATTTTTATCTAGATCTATCTATAAAAATCTCGCTCAATAGAGCTTTTGACTGGTACCTAATCTTCAATTAAACACGCTATACAAAAATCTCGTATAATAGACTTTTCGTTTTGAGTTTGATTGAATATAAACTCTTTAATAAACTTTTAGTCATCATTAGACTACTAGTGATTTCTTATAATGACACAAACAAAAAAACTACGCCCCTAAAAAGAGTTTTAATAAATTATACGACAGAACTCGTATAAAAATGATGAGTTTCATGAATTATAAATTTAATAATGATAACTATTCTAAGTTCGGGCGATAAGAAAGGACAGTTTGACATCGTACATTAAAATTAGAGAAATAACGAACGATTACATGGGACTCTAGTTTAACCCTTACTATGACTTATAAAATTCTTAAAGAGCAAAAAAAAGGATAATCTCAATTCATAAATAAAAACTGAGCATGACAAAAAGGTCCGTCTCTAATTTTAATTTACAAATAAGATTATCCTAAAATTATATATAAAGGAGCTGCTAGTGCCTCACTATTACTATATTAAACAAACTCAAAAATGATGACATATAATCCAAAATCCGATCGGAAATTGTGTTTTTACCTAGTTTTGTTTTTGCTAGTAAGAACTATTAAGTTATACACTTCTACTTCAGCCATATAGGTTAGTAGAAATCCTTAAACTTAACGCTTATACTAAAATAAAAAAAGAACAGTTTTTAGTCAATGCTCAGGACTTCTATTTCTATATGAAATGAGAGGTTATTTGTTATTATCAATTTTCGCACTATAGTTGATTGATACGGATCAACTATACTTCTATTATAAGATGAATTATCACTAATCTCTATTGATATACTTACTGACTTTTAAAAAACATAGCTATAAAAAAAGAACAGTTTTAAGTCATATTCAGGACTTCTATATTATATGAGAGGATATAACTATTATTTCGAGGGATATATTGAAAGGTTATTTATACAAAACCTTTCAACAACACTTATATTATATAATAGAATCGTAACTATTTCTATTTATTTGCTTTTTGCTGATGGTGTGAACAGTTGCGTATCACTTAAGGACATTTATAGTTTTACAAAATAAGTATTTTAGTTATATAAAAATCAGAATCTCACCACTGTAATTTAAAATTGTATCATTAGTATATTATAGGCCTCTGTATATACTTGCTTGTTTAGAATAATCTTACACCAATTACTGTCACATCCATTTTAATGATACTAAAGACTTACACACAATAAAAAAAGAACAGTTTTAAGTCGTGTTCAGGACTTCTATATTATATGAGAGGATAATATGTTTTTAATAAATTGATGAGCGACTTTACCACCATCAATCTATTTATATTATATAGTAAATTCCTAATTATTTCTAATTATTTGCTTAGGTCAACTGATTTATATTCGTACAATTTGTACATTTATATTGTACTACATAAAAAAAGGAACAGTTTTAAGTCGTGTTCAGGACGTATTGGGGGGGGTAAATATGAAGTTTATTGAGGGAGTTATGAGTATAAGTAACGGATTTAAAAGTAAATCCGTATTTATATTCTATAATATATTATTTTAAATTGCCACTAATATACTCAGCAATTTGTATTGACCAAGATTGAATTCTTTTTTTTAAAGAGAGTGGCAGAAAAAAAGAACAGTTTTTAGTCATATTCAGGACATGAGGGATTAGGAACTATTAATTAGCAGGGAGAAACCTTAATGATTAAATAATCATTAAGTATAACTCTTGTTAGAAATTATATACTACTTTAATAGATTATACGATTAATATACTTTTTGAAATAACACCTACATGGTAGTGAATTTCTAAACATACAAAAAGGAACAGTTTAAAGTCATGTTCAGGACTGAAGGGATTGGGTTAGGGATTAATAAGTAAGTATTTATGGGGGGATATTGTGTTTTTCAGGATTTAAAAGAAGAAGGGTTCTTCCTTAAATCCTTATCTACATTATATAACGGATAGGTAAATAATACCATTAATATGCTTATAACAAAAAATGAGTTATATGCCATTGATATAGCATATAACTCTCACATCATTATACTCGTTAATTATAATCTATTCAATTAATATAAACGTTCTATATGTAGTTCATCATGGGATCTAACGGTTATTCTAAGATGTTTTTAAAAGCGATGTTGTTAAATACTCGACCTTTGATAACATAGTCTTTCTTTCGCGCTCATCCTCTAGAATATAAAACGTATCCTCTATTGGCTTTTTAGTGATGAAGTAATGAATCCGTTCGTATTTGATTTCAGGTATTTTGTGCCTAATTATTAATTGACCTGATCCATTACCCTCTTTGAACTTTGAAGACACTTCATAAACGAATACTCCATTTACCTTTGATAAATGTTTATTCTGTCTTGTTTGTTGGAAAGTTTCATGTAGCGAAAATAGGTATGAAGTGACTAATGAATCTAGGTTATCTGAAACATATGTTGATTCTAAGAACTTCGTGCTTTTGTTCATAAAATCTTTCCTCCCTTTAGTGTCGATTTGTTTGGTACAATTAAATCATACCAAGAAAGTTGTTGTATGTAAGGTAATATACATACAATATGTATTTTAATATCAAATTAAATAAAATGAATCACTATTTTTTGAGGAAATACAACGATTTATTGTTTAAAAAGTCGAATAATGTTAGAAGTTGTAAATTAGTGA harbors:
- a CDS encoding eL43 family ribosomal protein; the protein is MLRKAFLILLTVTISLVPIIKPELSYILFGYGLLILLFIILDLTYLRHRLKKRYKTRVRGFKCPVCKKKSLRIKETSINTCTHCKKKFISHTNKKMMLLEQVEMNYSLAVLRLIHYVVNRDDTPSISQPEFLERLTYYLMNKNQDKVMELSQKLNDKEELNLRRILCELKQHDLSHSIKESLVKVLLDLSTLDHPINPKAYRAIKKVIHYYGFQADKYDHLKNELSNRNEFPPHLELYNILFNRLVTCSNRPEDFDYDIIREYYKDIGFEQRFIDRCQERIETIQSKKRIYIVAKQINNRTRSTVFSHHLFETILRFILKTQKVNKIQERDLNQIQKALGVTNAANHLIKQSISNL
- a CDS encoding MBL fold metallo-hydrolase, with the translated sequence MNQFMALGGGNEVGASSYYLTLDGVNILLDCGARVYSSLRDRRPIYPAYETLTSKVLDGLFELDLIFISHSHYDHIGSLPHVAKQAINAPIYATHTTKEFTDLQLRTLKLGMSEKHTPKKIRELKETEIDSAIDKVIDLSYDKTYPYKNISYTFYASGHISGGAMVYIQSKDMNVLYTGDFSDQDYPLTPSYNLPKNLKVDVLIMSATKAFGKYKDISYDYNELIYDTHVMLNQKKNIMFKLFNLTKGIEFIKILDGLMEKGDLPKVTIYMNHRLEKIADAYEDIDFSVFSERVRRHTDNLIHKQKKPFIYITDDLKCAEVRRILDNKQNQFETINDGPSLHCSYEGLKTLVYKYRPKKVLLVHTTPRPGGNIIDDLNKYAKDQFEIEVVENEKLYNL
- a CDS encoding Hsp70 family protein encodes the protein MKNNLFLGIDLGTTNSVISYLNIDPLFNRIEPKVFDVIRMDEYNTSRKKTLPSVVYYKRNTDHQYIPYVGDYAKLQLGKRYGHVVKSVKKYMGKDDVPELYDEVKNASNDHRPEDVSARIITHLISHVKDIMNLTEMPNDVVITIPASFDPDMCEATKKAAKKAGITSGRDDHGHELLLYEPRAVLYDFINLKLRNEVPMSLLDLSKPKTIMIYDIGGGTIDVSIHRVHYEPIQELLNIEDLAISRYTNIAGDSFDEAIASDLKNEFYRTLKGKEYTISHLEKATMQKAMQHAENIKLELNERIKHAKRCNEDVSDDIGAEITAANFIGGYPYEDKITKKRFEKLVEPLMGWNLTLADVDRIDELTDEPDIENIVYPVLDTLSKAKEKDPNVLVDAILLNGGMSKLYLIEERIKKLLGEEIIKITDPDLSVARGASICHYYYHKSQQLIANTKNNMVQSTQNNEELEKKQKDKKQKFVDTDGSKTGKVETKVEKKTPVKTGQHLMILNDNINLAVRAGNVYPLIRAGTSLPYESPVFKERFLLSDRTNTIQLPFFMGRGRTTQLPNRRIAWRRAQFNKVYPVGTDISIKISINTERVMKVEAWITKNPSDRVTVKVDTNKENKDKKSSGKKLTLVEPIKLNAKEALNAIEMDCKEIKNKKKAFRKGGVKKLYDRIDLTIDSIRNCLNKEDFGEVINDYLKRISQDSLLRSKLYDIGGYIGHAWKKEDYDVFIDYAIYTISPKSFAYFNNAKTITSSIKALGNLKEQSAIEVLEECIENGKYSNYRDDLRHSLEQIKGAKETVDSCS